One Salvelinus namaycush isolate Seneca chromosome 29, SaNama_1.0, whole genome shotgun sequence genomic region harbors:
- the LOC120024003 gene encoding probable E3 ubiquitin-protein ligase RNF217, whose protein sequence is MVEIVLNERIDHVDLEKSSGSETNVKEQIADHTAGLTSSDLNEVDVTDSDDICERSRADDDVVQLKEHVYCTVYCIANDNYRKPADNTGEHQYNGAITPSTSNVITKSSTDLRQQSNLEMGHHTVSDPYTLPNLIDPRTLSNFYNGDYNESVVLACRICLDDTHLKPLFCCQKAVCEECLKIYIISQVRVGRTDIVCPITECSGYLEESLVVSHLGSEEVAKYKYFLELSQIDSSTKPCPQCSQFTSLKGHTPSRAEHKYKIQCTKCQFVWCFKCHAPWHEDLKCRDYRKGDKLLRHWASIIEHGQRNAQKCPHCKIHIQRTEGCDHMNCTQCSTNFCYRCGEKYRHLRFFGDHTSNLSVFGCKYRYLPEKPHLRRLVRGSVCVSKVVVAPVVIVLVVVVGAVSMVIGLVAFPIFYICKKRRQRTQCTGRWH, encoded by the exons atggtagaaatagttttaaaTGAACGAATTGATCATGTGGACCTTGAAAAGTCAAGTGGCAGTGAAACGAATGTAAAAGAGCAAATCGCAGATCACACCGCGGGATTAACGTCATCCGATTTGAATGAAGTTGATGTAACAGATTCTGACGATATTTGTGAACGTAGCAGGGCTGACGACGATGTCGTACAGTTAAAGGAAcatgtttactgtactgtatactgtattgcGAACGATAACTACAGGAAACCGGCTGACAATACCGGAGAACACCAATATAATGGGGCGATAACTCCGTCAACATCAAACGTCATTACAAAGTCATCCACAGATTTGCGGCAGCAGAGCAATTTGGAAATGGGCCACCACACCGTTTCCGATCCATATACGCTACCGAACCTGATTGATCCTAGAACTCTGAGCAACTTTTACAACGGGGATTACAATGAATCAGTTGTTTTGGCATGTCGCATCTGTCTGGACGACACACACTTAAAGCCGTTATTTTGTTGCCAGAAGGCTGTCTGTGAGGAATGCCTGAAAATATACATCATTTCACAG GTCAGGGTGGGCAGAACGGACATAGTGTGCCCCATCACGGAGTGCAGTggttacctggaggagagcctgGTGGTGTCCCACCTGGGCAGTGAGGAAGTGGCCAAATACAAATACTTCCTGGAGCTGAGCCAGATTGATTCTAGCACCAAACCCTGTCCCCAGTGCAGCCAGTTCACCTCGCTGAAAGGACACACCCCCAGCAGGGCAGAGCACAAATACAAG ATCCAGTGCACAAAGTGCCAGTTTGTGTGGTGCTTCAAATGCCATGCCCCCTGGCACGAGGACCTGAAGTGCCGGGACTACAGGAAAGGGGACAAGCTGCTGCGTCATTGGGCCAGCATCATCGAGCATGGCCAGAGGAACGCCCAGAAGTGCCCCCACTGCAAG ATCCACATTCAGAGGACGGAGGGCTGCGATCACATGAACTGCACCCAGTGCAGCACCAACTTCTGCTATCGCTGTGGGGAGAAGTACCGCCACTTGCGATTCTTCGGGGATCACACATCCAACCTCAGCGTGTTCGGCTGCAAGTACCGCTACCTTCCTGAGAAGCCCCACCTCCGCCGGCTGGTCCGGGGGTCCGTGTGTG TGAGTAAAGTGGTGGTGGCCCCTGTTGTCATAGTCCTGGTGGTGGTTGTCGGAGCAGTATCCATGGTCATAG GACTCGTGGCCTTTCCTATCTTCTACATCTGTAAGAAGAGACGGCAGCGCACCCAGTGTACTGGCCGTTGGCACTGA